Proteins co-encoded in one Callospermophilus lateralis isolate mCalLat2 chromosome 2, mCalLat2.hap1, whole genome shotgun sequence genomic window:
- the Nsmf gene encoding NMDA receptor synaptonuclear signaling and neuronal migration factor isoform X1 — MGAAASRRRALRSEAMSSVAAKVRAARAFGEYLSQSHPENRNGADHLLADAYSGHDGSPEMQPVPQNKRRLSLVSNGRFEGSLSDDAGGGKPAVEGPQPRVYTISGEPALLPGPEAEAIELAVVKGRRQRHPHHHSQPLRASPGSSREDLSRPCQSWAGSRQGSKECPGCAQPAPGPSPQAFGLDQPPLPEASGRRKKLERMYSVDRVSDDVPIRTWFPKENLFSFQTATTTMQAVFRGYAERKRRKRENDSASVIQRNFRKHLRMVGSRRVKAQTFAERRERSFSRSWSDPTPMKADTSHDSRDSSDLQSSHCTLDEACEDLDWETEKGLEAVACDTEGFLPPKVMLISSKVPKAEYIPTIIRRDDPSIIPILYDHEHATFEDILEEIEKKLNIYHKGAKIWKMLIFCQGGPGHLYLLKNKVATFAKVEKEEDMIHFWKRLSRLMSKVNPEPNVVHIMGCYILGNPNGEKLFQNLRTLMTPYRVTFESPLELSAQGKQMIETYFDFRLYRLWKSRQHSKLLDFEDVL; from the exons ATCACCTGCTGGCTGATGCCTACTCTGGCCACGACGGATCCCCCGAGATGCAGCCAGTCCCCCAGAACAAGCGCCGCCTCTCCCTGGTCTCCAATGGCCGCTTTGAGGGTAGCCTCTCAGATGATGCTGGTGGTGGGAAGCCAGCTGTTGAGGGCCCCCAGCCCCGAGTGTACACCATCTCTGGGGAGCCAGCCCTGCTGCCTGGCCCTGAGGCCGAGGCCATCGAGCTGGCAGTGGTGAAGGGGCGGCGGCAGCGGCACCCTCACCACCATAGCCAGCCCCTGCGTGCCAGCCCTGGCAGCAGCCGTGAGGACCTCAGCAGGCCCTGCCAGAGCTGGGCAGGCAGCCGACAGGGCTCCAAAGAGTGTCCTGGATGTGCTCAACCTGCCCCTGGGCCCTCCCCTCAAGCCTTTGGGCTAGACCAGCCGCCTCTGCCTGAGGCTTCTGGCCGTCGCAAGAAACTGGAGAGGATGTACAGCGTGGATCGAGTATCTG ATGATGTCCCCATCCGTACCTGGTTCCCCAAGGAAAACCTTTTCAGCTTCCAGACAGCAACCACAACTATGCAAGC GGTGTTCAGGGGCTACGCGGAGAGGAAGCGCCGGAAACGGGAGAATGATTCCGCGTCTGTAATCCAGAG GAATTTCCGCAAACACCTACGCATGGTCGGCAGTCGGCGGGTGAAGGCCCAGA CGTTCGCTGAGCGGCGCGAGCGGAGCTTCAGCCGGTCCTGGAGCGACCCCACCCCCATGAAAGCCGACACTTCCCACGACTCCCGAGACA GCAGTGACCTGcagagctcccactgcaccctgGACGAGGCCTGTGAAGACCTGGACTGGGAGACAGAGAAGGGCCTGGAGGCTGTGGCCTGTGATACAGAGGGCTTCTTGCCACCTAAGGTCATG CTCATCTCCTCCAAGGTGCCCAAAGCTGAGTACATCCCCACCATCATCCGCAGGGATGACCCCTCCATCATCCCCATCCTCTAC GACCATGAGCATGCAACCTTCGAGGACATCCTAG AGGagatagaaaagaagctaaacatcTACCACAAGGGGGCCAAGATCTGGAAGATGCTGATTTTTTGCCAG GGAGGCCCCGGACACCTCTATTTGCTCAAGAACAAGGTGGCCACCTTTGCCAAAGTGGAGAAGGAAGAGGACATGATCCA CTTCTGGAAGCGACTGAGTCGCCTGATGAGCAAAGTAAACCCGGAGCCAAATGTCGTGCACATTATGGGCTGCTACATTCTGGGGAACCCCAATGGGGAGAAG CTGTTCCAGAACCTCAGGACCCTCATGACTCCCTACAGGGTCACCTTTGAGTCGCCCCTGGAGCTGTCTGCCCAAG GGAAGCAGATGATTGAGACCTACTTTGACTTCCGGCTGTACCGCCTGTGGAAGAGCCGCCAGCACTCCAAGCTGCTGGACTTCGAAGATGTCCTGTGA
- the Nsmf gene encoding NMDA receptor synaptonuclear signaling and neuronal migration factor isoform X3, whose protein sequence is MGAAASRRRALRSEAMSSVAAKVRAARAFGEYLSQSHPENRNGADHLLADAYSGHDGSPEMQPVPQNKRRLSLVSNGRFEGSLSDDAGGGKPAVEGPQPRVYTISGEPALLPGPEAEAIELAVVKGRRQRHPHHHSQPLRASPGSSREDLSRPCQSWAGSRQGSKECPGCAQPAPGPSPQAFGLDQPPLPEASGRRKKLERMYSVDRVSDDVPIRTWFPKENLFSFQTATTTMQAVFRGYAERKRRKRENDSASVIQRNFRKHLRMVGSRRVKAQSSDLQSSHCTLDEACEDLDWETEKGLEAVACDTEGFLPPKVMLISSKVPKAEYIPTIIRRDDPSIIPILYDHEHATFEDILEEIEKKLNIYHKGAKIWKMLIFCQGGPGHLYLLKNKVATFAKVEKEEDMIHFWKRLSRLMSKVNPEPNVVHIMGCYILGNPNGEKLFQNLRTLMTPYRVTFESPLELSAQGKQMIETYFDFRLYRLWKSRQHSKLLDFEDVL, encoded by the exons ATCACCTGCTGGCTGATGCCTACTCTGGCCACGACGGATCCCCCGAGATGCAGCCAGTCCCCCAGAACAAGCGCCGCCTCTCCCTGGTCTCCAATGGCCGCTTTGAGGGTAGCCTCTCAGATGATGCTGGTGGTGGGAAGCCAGCTGTTGAGGGCCCCCAGCCCCGAGTGTACACCATCTCTGGGGAGCCAGCCCTGCTGCCTGGCCCTGAGGCCGAGGCCATCGAGCTGGCAGTGGTGAAGGGGCGGCGGCAGCGGCACCCTCACCACCATAGCCAGCCCCTGCGTGCCAGCCCTGGCAGCAGCCGTGAGGACCTCAGCAGGCCCTGCCAGAGCTGGGCAGGCAGCCGACAGGGCTCCAAAGAGTGTCCTGGATGTGCTCAACCTGCCCCTGGGCCCTCCCCTCAAGCCTTTGGGCTAGACCAGCCGCCTCTGCCTGAGGCTTCTGGCCGTCGCAAGAAACTGGAGAGGATGTACAGCGTGGATCGAGTATCTG ATGATGTCCCCATCCGTACCTGGTTCCCCAAGGAAAACCTTTTCAGCTTCCAGACAGCAACCACAACTATGCAAGC GGTGTTCAGGGGCTACGCGGAGAGGAAGCGCCGGAAACGGGAGAATGATTCCGCGTCTGTAATCCAGAG GAATTTCCGCAAACACCTACGCATGGTCGGCAGTCGGCGGGTGAAGGCCCAGA GCAGTGACCTGcagagctcccactgcaccctgGACGAGGCCTGTGAAGACCTGGACTGGGAGACAGAGAAGGGCCTGGAGGCTGTGGCCTGTGATACAGAGGGCTTCTTGCCACCTAAGGTCATG CTCATCTCCTCCAAGGTGCCCAAAGCTGAGTACATCCCCACCATCATCCGCAGGGATGACCCCTCCATCATCCCCATCCTCTAC GACCATGAGCATGCAACCTTCGAGGACATCCTAG AGGagatagaaaagaagctaaacatcTACCACAAGGGGGCCAAGATCTGGAAGATGCTGATTTTTTGCCAG GGAGGCCCCGGACACCTCTATTTGCTCAAGAACAAGGTGGCCACCTTTGCCAAAGTGGAGAAGGAAGAGGACATGATCCA CTTCTGGAAGCGACTGAGTCGCCTGATGAGCAAAGTAAACCCGGAGCCAAATGTCGTGCACATTATGGGCTGCTACATTCTGGGGAACCCCAATGGGGAGAAG CTGTTCCAGAACCTCAGGACCCTCATGACTCCCTACAGGGTCACCTTTGAGTCGCCCCTGGAGCTGTCTGCCCAAG GGAAGCAGATGATTGAGACCTACTTTGACTTCCGGCTGTACCGCCTGTGGAAGAGCCGCCAGCACTCCAAGCTGCTGGACTTCGAAGATGTCCTGTGA
- the Nsmf gene encoding NMDA receptor synaptonuclear signaling and neuronal migration factor isoform X2, translating to MGAAASRRRALRSEAMSSVAAKVRAARAFGEYLSQSHPENRNGADHLLADAYSGHDGSPEMQPVPQNKRRLSLVSNGRFEGSLSDDAGGGKPAVEGPQPRVYTISGEPALLPGPEAEAIELAVVKGRRQRHPHHHSQPLRASPGSSREDLSRPCQSWAGSRQGSKECPGCAQPAPGPSPQAFGLDQPPLPEASGRRKKLERMYSVDRVSDDVPIRTWFPKENLFSFQTATTTMQANFRKHLRMVGSRRVKAQTFAERRERSFSRSWSDPTPMKADTSHDSRDSSDLQSSHCTLDEACEDLDWETEKGLEAVACDTEGFLPPKVMLISSKVPKAEYIPTIIRRDDPSIIPILYDHEHATFEDILEEIEKKLNIYHKGAKIWKMLIFCQGGPGHLYLLKNKVATFAKVEKEEDMIHFWKRLSRLMSKVNPEPNVVHIMGCYILGNPNGEKLFQNLRTLMTPYRVTFESPLELSAQGKQMIETYFDFRLYRLWKSRQHSKLLDFEDVL from the exons ATCACCTGCTGGCTGATGCCTACTCTGGCCACGACGGATCCCCCGAGATGCAGCCAGTCCCCCAGAACAAGCGCCGCCTCTCCCTGGTCTCCAATGGCCGCTTTGAGGGTAGCCTCTCAGATGATGCTGGTGGTGGGAAGCCAGCTGTTGAGGGCCCCCAGCCCCGAGTGTACACCATCTCTGGGGAGCCAGCCCTGCTGCCTGGCCCTGAGGCCGAGGCCATCGAGCTGGCAGTGGTGAAGGGGCGGCGGCAGCGGCACCCTCACCACCATAGCCAGCCCCTGCGTGCCAGCCCTGGCAGCAGCCGTGAGGACCTCAGCAGGCCCTGCCAGAGCTGGGCAGGCAGCCGACAGGGCTCCAAAGAGTGTCCTGGATGTGCTCAACCTGCCCCTGGGCCCTCCCCTCAAGCCTTTGGGCTAGACCAGCCGCCTCTGCCTGAGGCTTCTGGCCGTCGCAAGAAACTGGAGAGGATGTACAGCGTGGATCGAGTATCTG ATGATGTCCCCATCCGTACCTGGTTCCCCAAGGAAAACCTTTTCAGCTTCCAGACAGCAACCACAACTATGCAAGC GAATTTCCGCAAACACCTACGCATGGTCGGCAGTCGGCGGGTGAAGGCCCAGA CGTTCGCTGAGCGGCGCGAGCGGAGCTTCAGCCGGTCCTGGAGCGACCCCACCCCCATGAAAGCCGACACTTCCCACGACTCCCGAGACA GCAGTGACCTGcagagctcccactgcaccctgGACGAGGCCTGTGAAGACCTGGACTGGGAGACAGAGAAGGGCCTGGAGGCTGTGGCCTGTGATACAGAGGGCTTCTTGCCACCTAAGGTCATG CTCATCTCCTCCAAGGTGCCCAAAGCTGAGTACATCCCCACCATCATCCGCAGGGATGACCCCTCCATCATCCCCATCCTCTAC GACCATGAGCATGCAACCTTCGAGGACATCCTAG AGGagatagaaaagaagctaaacatcTACCACAAGGGGGCCAAGATCTGGAAGATGCTGATTTTTTGCCAG GGAGGCCCCGGACACCTCTATTTGCTCAAGAACAAGGTGGCCACCTTTGCCAAAGTGGAGAAGGAAGAGGACATGATCCA CTTCTGGAAGCGACTGAGTCGCCTGATGAGCAAAGTAAACCCGGAGCCAAATGTCGTGCACATTATGGGCTGCTACATTCTGGGGAACCCCAATGGGGAGAAG CTGTTCCAGAACCTCAGGACCCTCATGACTCCCTACAGGGTCACCTTTGAGTCGCCCCTGGAGCTGTCTGCCCAAG GGAAGCAGATGATTGAGACCTACTTTGACTTCCGGCTGTACCGCCTGTGGAAGAGCCGCCAGCACTCCAAGCTGCTGGACTTCGAAGATGTCCTGTGA